The genomic DNA ATCCATTTTTCTTCGACGATTCATTTTTCAAATGAAACGCGTACTGATTGCAAATGATTTATACTTAAACGTTCGATCTAAACCACTCCATCTTCTTCCTTTGACACACGCACACGCACGCGACAAAAGACTTGCATTTCGTTTCAAGTACAACGTGACGCGATGAAATCAAATCTTTCATCAGCGCGTTTGCCGACGAGCATCTATTGGCTAAATACCTTGGGATTTCAAGTTTACCCCTTCAAAACATGTAGGGTAACTGTCAAGAGAAATTCTATTGTTCTCTTGATGAATTCAAGCTTCGATGGAAAACATTTTCCCTGGATAATTTACCTGGGGAAGTATCGGTCACTCTTCTAAATTTAAGTTTCCCTAGGTAAAACTGTCAACAAGTCAAATTTACCCAGGGCAAAAGAGCGCAGTGTGACCACAGCTTATGTATGTAAACTTGACAGTCACCCACACCCACAAACGCAATAGAAGATTTGTTGTGCCAGATCGTATTATTACAATTTTGCAGAACAAATACTTAacaatttgtttctttctttatttcataGATGAGGTTAGTCCCTGTATTTCTTGTGCTCTGCCTGGTGACTGTGGACGCTGGGCTTTTGGATCTTTTCTCTAAAAAAGTGCCCATAAGGAAATTTGACCTTGGTTCAGCTGTTCAAAAGATTGGTCAGGTTTTTGCCGGCAATTTCAATCCATCCAAGTTTCTGCAGGAACTCATTCCAAAGCCAAAGCAACTTGAAGCTTCTGAGTCGTCAAATAAATCCCCGAAATTCTGCGGCAAATATGAATGCCCGCTCTTTTACGAAGAGGAGCTAAACAAGACTAGCGACTACAAACTTCGATGCTATTCAAAATCCTACAAATGGGTGACTACTCGATATGATGGTAAGTTTCCAATGATAGATACATGTAAATGACTGGAAGCTGTATTTCATTAAGTAAgtaaggaactttatttcaacttgGGTTGATGAGGCTAATTAGGCCCCTAGAAAATACATGCTGATATGCCgagaaaagtgaaataaataaataaataaaaattgtatatgtatatatacatgatCAATTAATAACTAACATTCTAACTATATCAATAAATAAACGATCCTAACtctaaaaattattacaatgaaTCATATAAATCTGTACATNNNNNNNNNNNNNNNNNNNNNNNNNNNNNNNNNNNNNNNNNNNNNNNNNNNNNNNNNNNNNNNNNNNNNNNNNNNNNNNNNNNNNNNNNNNNNNNNNNNNCACCTCCAGGACAGTTAAGTCATCAACATATTTTGCTCTCGGAACCCACGATGAGACAAGGTCATTGACCATTATTGCAAATAAGAGGGGGCTAAGCTTAGTACCCTGAGGGATGCCACCGTTTAAGACCTTAGCTGTTGAGGTGGCGTCCATGAGGCTGGTAAACTGtgtcctaccttctaagaaggCAGCAACCCATCTTAGCAAAGCATTATGTGCGTCAAACCCTGagagtttatgcaacagaatgTTGTGATCTATTAAGTAAAAAGCCTTTCGgaaatcagcaaaaaacaatCGGGCAGAGCAGTTGCCGCGGTCGAGATTTTCTAGGACAAGATGGAGAATATAAGCAATAGCCTGTTCAGTTCATTTTCCGGGTGATGCAAACTGCTTAGCGTAGGATCTGCAAGAACGGCAGGCGCGAGCCTAGATAGTGTAAGCCCTTCCATGACTTTTGATATTTGGCAAGTCAAGGAGATAGGTCTAATATCATTATTGACAGATTGTGCAGGCCTAACCCTAAAACCTTCCCTCAACGAAGAATTATAGAGTTCGCAGATGACCGGCGCCAACTCGAAGGAGAGTGACTTAAGGAGAACGTTTGGAATACCGTCTGGGTCTGGAGATTTCCTGACTTTAATAGAGTTAAGTGCTCCTTGCTCCTCTCGAACAGTTGAGTACGGATCCTCCGGGATGACGTCAACGCTTATACGAGACACGTCGACAGAAGTTAGTGGCGAGAGGGGGGCCGTGAGACCAACGAAAAAGTCGTTAATTTTTTCACACAAGGTACCCAAGGGGTCAGCGGTGTTAGGGACCAGAAGTTGATTATACCACATGTCATCCTTCGCGGAGACGCCAGAGATATTTTTCACCTCTTTCCACCATCTGCTAACATTAGTGCACTTCAGAGATTCAACTTTCCTTTCATAGAACTGACGTTTACAGGTCTTTATCGAGGCCTGCACCTTGTTACGCCACATGTGGAAAGATGGAGAATCTTTGCCAAACTGTGCGAGGGCTTTCTGTCTCTTTGGAATAAATGCTTTGATTTTAGGTGTCAACCAGGGTTTGTCGGTACTGTGCATACGTGATACTTTGATGGGAAAGTATCTATCAATTGCAGCAGACAGAGTCTGAATGCGGAAAAACTCAATCTTGTCTTTACACGAATCCAGTGCGAAGAGTGCATCCCAAGGAAAAGTCGTAATCCAACTCCCAAAAGCTCTGATACAGCTTGCCCTCGTATCACGCCTCGTGATTGTCTGCTTAGTCGTTTTTCTGCGAGGACCCTGTTTGATTAGGACGCAGTAGTGGTCACTGGATCCAAGTTTAGGGAGCTGGCTAGGGGCACAGAGGGCCTTTGGTTTGTTGGTCAGACACCAGTCCAAAATTCCTGAGTCCCGGGTCAACACGTTAATAATTTGAGTCAAACCACAGGAGCGTTTAAAGGGGGTCGGGGCGATATTAGTCGATGTTGGGTTGAAATCTCCAGTGACCAAGACCAGACCTCTGGGTGACGGAGTGTGTAAGAGTCGACCATCGTTTTAACGTGTTCGTATAATTTTGCATTGTCCGCTGCAGAAGCTGAAGGGGGGTGGTAGATAATGCCGAGAAGAATCGACGAAATGCCTCTGGGTAGGCGAGTAGGACGCAACTGCACCCACAATGACTCTGAAATACCATCAAGATCAGGAGCATCGAGACGACAGCTCCCGATTTTACAGTTTACATATACAGCGACGCCGCGACCAGAAGTATATGTGCGATCCCTACGGTACAAGACGTAATTTACGAGAGGAGGGTCAGGTATTACGTCTGACAACCAGGTTTCTGAGACACAGACTATGTCCACCTCGTTATTAGCAACAATACATTGAAGCTCGTCGATCTTTGGAGCTAATGAGCGAGCATTACATATCAGAAGCGAGGGAACTGTGATGGATTCACGAATTTCCTGTCCAGGAGCAGGTAAAGCGAGACCAGTATTGAATGACAGGAGGCCTGCTGCTTGAGCCGCAGGATACCCAGACCAATGGCGAGATCTATGGCCGCCTCTCCTCGAGCGAAAACGTTTACGAATACCCAAATCCTCGAGTCTGTTTCATAAATAAGATGGAATGATGGATTTAGACTGAGCTTTGCCAATAGACTTCAAGAAAGAGTACCCCAGCCTAGCAGGTGTTGAAGTTGATGTATTACAGAATCCAACATTGCCGGACAACTGGGATCGATCGATCGAACCAAATCAGCGACCACAGAACAGCCACAAGTCCAAAAATGGCACAATAAAGTACACCACTGAACCACATAGGTAGTACGGAACCAAACCATGCCAAATGTTAAGCGCAAACGAGAGAAATCTCGACACACGAAGACAATTTTTACGGACACAAATTAAACGTGGCAGCCATAACAGGCGCCGCTGACCAaccgattgtgtaaatagttcacctgaagtcaaaatagatacttttctgcacctttatggttgcctagcacgtgatcaatttcttcctttgacaaaacatcatgacctttcgtttattcataaaagtcagagactgcagaaattttcgtgtttttacgatcgattgtcattaatctttcgatgagaattcgattcagagttatgtataaaaactatgtcattttttttcttcatctgtcttttggtttgtctttttctgttaactcctggCCTTTACGGTACTCTCTGgagcaaacgtaaagccaaacagtgttttgacctggcatcagattagacaagcaagaagaggaattatgaagcggaaacaacaccttcagtcctttcttactgtgtgcaataaacgtttgcttagtgcagcTGCAAGACATGCTGGAGAACGTCCGTcggagcaatttgcagttagttttttgcaggctaatagtatttatttaaagaagacaCGAGAGAATTTGACTCAAgaccgtgttttgttatctttaaactaaatttattaccaaagcttaaaaaactaaaagacctcaaaatgggacaggaccttacaaaataattaaacgtgtgaacgtgtgagccaaagggcctctgcttgcgcgacatgtgggtgaccccgcAAAaagtcttaatgaccccccacttgaaaaaattgactggaacgctgcagttcaatactacccaattcagtgccttcctTCTtttgtaacacgtaccacagctAACCCAATGTACGCTTTGTCTAGTTTAATGTATACCCATGTCTTTTTTATATTTGGTCGATAACAAGATTGGGCAACTATGCCAAAAACATCCTTGCAATTCATACCACAGAACCCATGTACTTTATAAGATTAATTCTTTATATTTAATTGCTTTTCTCCACCGTTTAAAGCATGTTAACATTGTTaaggaaatatggtaacccatcgatgcgagaaaatttggttttggtctccgtacgaccgtacgtccgtccaccgctccatgtataccaatgtgaccagtatcacgtgaccatatcaggCTCAAGTATAGGGCTCAttgaggaggcaatactccagttgacaCTCTAGCAGcactctagctagtttacagcatacatttctgatattggacatcaatgttctgGTCAATGGACACCTGTCAAACatggtatccactgaccagtatcacgtgaccatatcgcgggcttaaTTTGGACCTTATATCGAGGtcagtttttttaagttgaccgctgaccagggactggttgttgattgatcgcaggctcaagccaggtcagacacacacctgagcataaacgaggcttaaggacgttcgcgcccattgctactgcgcattttttcgcgcatgtcacgcatacgtcatgcatcgcagaccacgaaggtaaacaaacatggcatcgaGCCAGTGTTTGATCCTCCCTCGAGCACAGGGTCGCTTGtagcatcatgggatagctgtggacccttgtcttctcggaaatgtcacgcaatgacgtgatatcgctttgagaacttctcagcgattttactctcttgaatgctcggtgacctcaaatttttctttccgtagatcacttcctttcctgattttgtccattttaacaaaaaacaaaagaaatctgagaagttacaaatatttccccttttatgctctcgtgcgaccgtagttttctttcttagactaatatgtatggtttttcaaggtctatttcacctcagaaaaagacatcagctgcaaaagtttatttagttatattagttatgttcaatggagtacgtttacctgatctaaatgtcactaatgtagctttttttattgctgacagttggtCCAATTAAAGATAGTTCCGGAGTTATTCATTCAGACGATACATCAAAGGCCAACGCTTTAAATTCGTTTTTTGTCAATGTTGGAAAATCCCTTTCGAAATCAACACAAGACTCTTCAGTAAACTCTCCTTGTCAGTCTGCAAGAAATAACAGTGAATTCCCTACCCTGTCTCTTCATAACATAGCCCTTAACAAGGATCTTCTGAAATCTTCTCTCAAATGTTTGAAACCTGGCAAGGCAAGTGGACCTGATGATATATCCAGCAGGGAGTTGCGCCTTATTGGAGATACATTTTTAGATTGCTTTATGCCACTGGCTCAAAGAAGTATTTTGGAATGCAAATTCCCAAGCCAGTGGAAACAAGCACAAGTGAAATGTCTTCACAAGAAAGGAAGCACTCTGGACTGCGGAAATTACAGGCCTATTTCCCTTCTCAGCATACCGGGCAAGCTATTAGAGAATGTTGTCAGCCAACAACTTGACAACTTCTTATATGGCAACAATCTAATTTCTTTGAATCAATGGGGCTTCAGAAAGGGAGGCTCACCTGAACTTCTCCTGCTCTCATTAACAGAACGATGGCGTTTAGCCCTGGATgaaagtaatattattggtgtAGTCTTCATTGATTTTCAAAAAGCGTTCGATTGCGTCAACCATACAGCTCTCACGGATAAACTATACTCTATAGGCATTAGTGGCTCCTTTTACGAGTGGCTCCTAAACTATCTTGAAAATCGTAAACAATTTGTCACTGTAAATGGTTCAAATTCtgaattgttggaaatagatacTGGTGTGCCTCAAGGATCTTTACTTGGTCCCAGACTTTACAGCATTTACTCAAACGATCTACCCGGAGCCACGACAAACGCTTCCGTCGAAATGTTTGCAGATGATACCACAGCTTTCTGCATTGGAAATACTTTTGATGAAGTCTTACTTAAGATACAGAAAGCGATCGCCGATTTAAACAAATGGGCTAAGGATAACTTCATGACTATTCATCCTGCAAAAACCGAACTAATGTTGTTATCTAAATCGAAATTCATCGGTCCCttacaaaatatttgtttagGGCCTAATGAGTTGTCCTTTGTTTCTAAAGCTACTTGTTTAGGGATTCATATCGACAACAAACTATCTTGGTCGCCACATGTAAAATCTTTGAGCAAACGTTTTTCAGCAAGAGTGAAGAAACTCAAACACTTAAAAGGTCTCGACAATCGCATATTAGAGTCAATTTATTTCAAGGGTATCATTCCAAGTATTACGTATTCAATCGCTCTATGGGGATCTTCAAAATCACTTCAGACCCTAGAAGACATTCATATCAGGGCAGCGAGATTTATTTTTAACATAAAGGAATCTACTCTAAGCACTGAAGTCCTGGCAATGACAAAATGGAAGTCATTATCGTACATATACAAGAAGAGGATTGCAACCATATCTTATCAGGCATTCTACAACAAAGCTCCGGCTGGGATAAGCTCTCTGTTTACTAAACACTCTCCGTTGAGAAATCTCAGGGATAATCTGAAACTTTACGTGCAACGCCCTAAAAGTGACTTCCTTCGATCTTCTTTCTGTCATCGTGCGCCAATTCTTTGGAATAACTTACCTACGTATTTAAAAAGTAAACCGAACgttatttcttttaaatctgCTCTTAaagcaaaatccaacattttagataaaataacatttaatgGCATGCAGGGAATAAACAAAGACATTGTACATTACATATACtaatgttatttttatcattattattattgttattttaaatctatttttagcACTATAGTCAATTAACTATCGATTATCTTACTGGGTATTGTATTCtttcttatttattgtaaataattcGTAAGTTcgttaacttaatttttttaaattttgtagaTACACTTTAGTtctaggtccacatcagctttttAGCTGCCCTTTTTTATTGACCTACaagacaaataaagtatgtatgtatgtatgtatgtatgtatgtatgtatgtatgtatgtatgtatgtaagctAAGTTCGTCTTAAAatataacgcaagcttctaaaaatgcaccttatctcgaaaacgagcacggtgaccgcccatgtttttgcctttttggcaaaagtagatcattacctttctgcgtggcaagttttaaaaaaatctgtacgtcgtgggaacattttgggcgcgaatgtccttaatttttcgcgctctttctgtggctcgacgcggctacacgtccatgctacgtcaacaacggtttggaaaatatctttttcttgcattattcgctggtttcaatccaggtttgaaattatatagctgtggtcaggacacactggtggctattcaagtcaagcattgcaggcatataaacttaaagcttcagtgtttatttttaatttgtttagtgctgctttttgctttgaattgcagtttttggggatctactaaggttgcaagatgcctggacggcctatgacagaagagtaGAAACGAACAGTAGTAGCTCAAATGTATACAtagcggaagaagttactccacaaattcttttcttggacactaaaccgtttgttatttctacggcatatttttaaaatttggtttagtcgttttttcctttgttcaggaatgaaactcgaattttaattctcaactggaattaaaaaacaatcatctgcactctttttggacagaaataattgatctgtttgctggtttgtttggctttaaaatgcgaatGAACAAGAGGTACTTTTTCCTccgtttgcctaactgtttttcgatgtgcctcgacagtgaccaGAAAAtgttgcccttatgttataaacacgtaatcgcaatgagttctcgtaaaagtaaggagacatatcaccagcttgtgttttcagaattttgttTAGAGCCCGCACAGGTAATTGTTGgcgatcttgtttgaagtttgtcctttcttgccgATTCTGGTtttaagccaagctggcgtgtttcaatgaaatacgtcaaaatgtaaatgatctcgttttcagaggtaaagtggaataaagtacatcaataaatctccttgtttgaccttgaaccgacaaagacgatctgtcacatcacgagctatagtacgtctgtgatttctaattctagcgtgattcctattcgctggctttttaCAGTCGattctgaaatggcttctttccttttccgttcatttgctgaggatttgcttgttttctgttaaagctcctgcgattcaagaaaaattaattgcctaactggtgaattcgatgGTAAATTTCGCTGAAAAATCCCTTCAGTTGTCCTATTGTTTGTGGGTCACTGTGACCTGCCTTGTGCTTCAGAACAATCTCGTTCCCacggtctctcttctctgcctccgttGTCATCTCTCTCCTCAACGaaaaaggaggcagagaagagagactggGTGAATGAGACTGCTTTCAGAATATTTTAAGACCTTTTAATTTTGCTTGACCAGTAAGTTTCAGGTTTCCTTTAATAAAGATTTGCTTCAATTTAAGACAGTTTCCAAGAAGACTATTTGAGCCTTACAAAATTTGTTTACACTGTTAATGTTGTTCATTCATAGGCATTAAGCTCTGTGGATTGAGATCTTGTTATGGCGTGCGCTTTTCCAgaatttaaaggaaaatgtGATGCTGGGAGGTCTGGTAAAGTTAAAGTCACTACTTTGGCTTCTGAATGGGGATCAAGCAAAGGTGGTCTTTCCACCATAAACAGAAACTTAGCGATTCAGTTGGCCAAATTCTCGGATGTAGAAATCTCTTTTCTTGTGCCACAGTGCAGTGAAAAGGACAAGAGAGAAGCCCTAAGCTGCAACACTCGCATTATTGAAGCAACAAAGATGGTTGGTTTTGAAGGGCTGTACTCGCTTAGCCATCCACCAGATGATCTACAAATTGAGGTGATTTTTGGTCACGGAGTAAAACTTGGTCGTCAGGCACAAGTCATAAGAAGATCTCGTCAGTGCAAATGGGTGCAAGTGGTGCATACAGACACAGAGGAGATGGGAATGTTTAAACGTTATGCAAATCCAATTTTCAAGGGCGAAGAGAATCACAAAGAGGAAGTGGAGCTTTGTCAAATGGCTGACCTTGTTGTTGGAATAGGACCTAAGGTGGCAGAGGCCTTTCGTTCATACCTTCGATCATCAAAAAATGATCAGACTATTTTTGACTTTACTCCAGGcatttttgaagaatttcttAGTGTTAAGCAAGTCTCTAAAGAAAGGAAGCATCGCAGTGTTTTGGTGTTTGCCCGGGGTGATGTAGAAGATTTCGAGTTAAAGGGTTATGATATTGCAGGAAAGGCCGTTGCTTCACTTCGTGACACTCATCTTGTGTTTGTTGGAGCACCAGATGGAAAACGTAAGGAGATAGAAGAGTCTTTTAGGCAGTGTGGTCTACCAGTTAATCGCCTGAGAGTTAGAGGCTATGAAGAAAGCAGAGAACGTTTGGAGCAGCTTTTTTGTGAAGTAGACCTTATGCTCATGCCTTCTAGAACAGAAGGTTTTGGCCTGACTGGTCTTGAGGCCTTGTCAGCTGGTCTTCCAGTTCTTGTCAGCAAGAATTCCGGGTTTGGGGAAGCCCTATGGAAAGTCAAACATGGCTCATCTTATGTGATTGACTCTGAGAATCCCGAGGAATGGGCTAAAGCTATCGACAACGTCCTATGGAGGAAAGACAGGCAGACTCGTCTTGAGGAGGCTAAAGGCATACGTGAATCATACCAGGAGAAGTACTCCTGGACCAAACAGAGTGAAGCCCTTCTTGTCAATGTTATTAGCCTTGTTCGGGGTAAGATgcaaaaataacttgaaaaaatgagaTAAAGTATTTATAAATGTAATAGAATCAGTTGCGTATTCTTCTATGCGAAAAGTTTAGCACGAATACGGAGTCAAAGTGAGTATTAAGAACAGGTATAAGTTCTTTaataaaaagcatctcataaatgAAGCAGTCACAGTCACAGATCACATTTATAGctataaacaacgcattgctcGTTAACAATTTGCCGGCTCGTGTACCTAAACTTCATATCAGATTTTCATACTTGTTTTACACTTGTGATGTCGGTTATGTCGGCAAAACGCTGCGACACCTCCATCAATGCGTTGAAGAGCACAAAAGAAACCGGGAGGCCAACACCCCTGATTTGAGGCACTTTTCAATCTTGAAGAAATGTCAAAACAAGCTGGACTGCCTcatttatgagatgctttttaaaaataactcAACATTCAATCTGTCTCTATTTGTGCTAAACTTTTCATGTAGAACAATGAGCAACTGATATTATTACATTGATTTCATAAATACTTTATAGCATTTTCTTCAagtttatataatatttgcatAATCTAATTCACAATTATCATCCCAATAGCCGAGCtcaatatatcaatattcaggctGGATAAGAgactttatggtcaaatttcacaactcagttctgttttctttgcctcacaagtctcaagggagattctaaacaaaataatattcaaatttaaccataaagcctcgtagccttGTGTGATACACTGCATATTGAGCTTGGCCTATGACACTGACATTTTAACttgacaatagacctttttgcagtcatgtgcttagttacctgggcccagttcctcaaaagccgattaacgctaacctaagattgaaaattaaccaagcagtttatttctcttctcctaaatgctgttcaacgcagattttcggcagaactttacagagaagacgtcaatcttgaaaaacaaaaataagcaaaagaaactttcaccaaaaagttgaaaacgtgaaacaaaagtttacgctaatcctggattaagttaatcggctttcgaggaaccgggccgtggcctttaaatgaaagtaaggctggtgttgaccttgttatgatacagtcctccctgcttttcttatgttaatgttgttgttctcatgctaagtAGTTTGagtttacataagaaaagcaatgacgTCTCTATCAAAAAAAGGTCAtctctagcctcactttcattcgttggccaggtaactaagcacataactgtaaaatggactattcttggtttgcacccacgtgacacggcggccatgttggatggcaaatacaatacaatttcttttcgcaaaatttgcataataataaagtttcgTTCCCAGCGGACagacaggttattgttcttgccatccaacatggccgccgtgacgtcagatgtaAACCatcaatagggaccttaagatatacaacggcgacgtcaaTGAAAACGGCGTTCAAGTTTGCATTTTCCAAACTTTTTCGTCATTAGTCCAGATCTTCGAACTTCTATAAACTACCCGAACTATTATTCAGGAACTGAAGTGGGAGGAACGATTTTGAAACCAGGAAATTCGTCGCTATGTGCTCACGTTGGCCTCAGGGCTTGAGATTTCATGAGGGCTGAACGACAACATCTAAATCTAGGTGagatttggttatttcacgatGTATGTTTGCGGAGaactgaaaagaaatgaaaaaatgataataataaaatacgAAACAGCAAGCGGACctctgagaaaacaaattatacCTCACGTTTTTGCCGGTGATAGCCATGCCTGGTTAAAATTAGTCAGTAACTGACCATGCTGGACAAAGATTCTGAAAGATTAAACCGAGCATTTCGATCACAACCATGCTGATTTGAGGGACAGCCCCTCCAAATCTTGGTACAATGTACCATATCTTTGTATCTACAGGGAAATGCAAAtcgtcttaaggacggtgcctactattgttattgctcatacgttctgcgcatctcgagatactcggatttcctctcggcgatgcttactaatacagggatatttttatttttacgcggtttaaaattatgcagagaaagtagatcttagtgagtactattggtatccaaaaagaaaattgggggcaaccatgcatttttcagagataattaagctacaatttgagaaagaatgccatacatggctctgtattttaaaactttttacaaatattgttcgtgaattatctttgaaaaatgcgtggttacccccaa from Montipora capricornis isolate CH-2021 chromosome 2, ASM3666992v2, whole genome shotgun sequence includes the following:
- the LOC138038204 gene encoding D-inositol 3-phosphate glycosyltransferase-like isoform X2, coding for MACAFPEFKGKCDAGRSGKVKVTTLASEWGSSKGGLSTINRNLAIQLAKFSDVEISFLVPQCSEKDKREALSCNTRIIEATKMVGFEGLYSLSHPPDDLQIEVIFGHGVKLGRQAQVIRRSRQCKWVQVVHTDTEEMGMFKRYANPIFKGEENHKEEVELCQMADLVVGIGPKVAEAFRSYLRSSKNDQTIFDFTPGIFEEFLSVKQVSKERKHRSVLVFARGDVEDFELKGYDIAGKAVASLRDTHLVFVGAPDGKRKEIEESFRQCGLPVNRLRVRGYEESRERLEQLFCEVDLMLMPSRTEGFGLTGLEALSAGLPVLVSKNSGFGEALWKVKHGSSYVIDSENPEEWAKAIDNVLWRKDRQTRLEEAKGIRESYQEKYSWTKQSEALLVNVISLVRGTEVGGTILKPGNSSLCAHVGLRA
- the LOC138038204 gene encoding D-inositol 3-phosphate glycosyltransferase-like isoform X1, which codes for MACAFPEFKGKCDAGRSGKVKVTTLASEWGSSKGGLSTINRNLAIQLAKFSDVEISFLVPQCSEKDKREALSCNTRIIEATKMVGFEGLYSLSHPPDDLQIEVIFGHGVKLGRQAQVIRRSRQCKWVQVVHTDTEEMGMFKRYANPIFKGEENHKEEVELCQMADLVVGIGPKVAEAFRSYLRSSKNDQTIFDFTPGIFEEFLSVKQVSKERKHRSVLVFARGDVEDFELKGYDIAGKAVASLRDTHLVFVGAPDGKRKEIEESFRQCGLPVNRLRVRGYEESRERLEQLFCEVDLMLMPSRTEGFGLTGLEALSAGLPVLVSKNSGFGEALWKVKHGSSYVIDSENPEEWAKAIDNVLWRKDRQTRLEEAKGIRESYQEKYSWTKQSEALLVNVISLVRARLRLQIGVKSYTEATPQTCTRTKVHPWPEATQGVRVPSTSKEQQVVVNTGSLASENCGNGSKQSAQTVLDKIAEKCYQHISTSELEHVNGFLCYLEMVHKVSVTSCDARSGSLIVTVEVGSEQVVEELRKDYHRGHLKQMAQEFLVTKELLEEFGLIEFELTTLIAEEEFQACQNYLLSKLPNKKMTVAMPGLPCWCFKVVLHCYVIFEFSFCFVEKHGN